From one Aeropyrum camini SY1 = JCM 12091 genomic stretch:
- a CDS encoding MazG nucleotide pyrophosphohydrolase domain-containing protein, with the protein MRVSCVQEAIRKAYLERDAARGLFQTFSWLVEEVGELSEALRRGEKDGIAEEIADVIAWTISIANLVGVDVEEALRSKYGGELSGCTG; encoded by the coding sequence TTGAGGGTTAGCTGTGTTCAGGAGGCTATAAGGAAGGCGTATCTCGAGAGGGACGCGGCCCGGGGGCTTTTCCAAACCTTCTCGTGGCTTGTGGAGGAGGTTGGAGAGCTCTCAGAGGCCCTTAGAAGGGGTGAAAAGGATGGGATCGCAGAGGAGATAGCAGACGTTATAGCATGGACAATCAGCATAGCCAACCTGGTTGGGGTGGATGTCGAAGAGGCCCTAAGATCTAAGTACGGCGGCGAACTCTCAGGCTGCACCGGCTAG
- a CDS encoding M20 family metallopeptidase, with amino-acid sequence MAASLEAGVLEEAFGYSVEVLKRLVSIPTVAPQGDHYEEAAELLARELESMGFEVAVERVPAEYQREKCRHASENPRFIVYGRRGEGGPALHFNGHYDVVPGGPGWTVTEPFKPVVKDGKLYGRGAIDMKGGIAAALGAFKALQLSGAWPQGLRLEAAFVPDEEIGGECGTGYLVNGMGVTPEYVILPEPSGLEKPWHGHRGILWMKVRVKGRTAHASTPWHGRNAFLLASAIALDLQQALAAMYAGRRSKYRIEPEESARPTVSLGGEAGVTGGGKTNQVPGEFYFTVDRRLIPEETVAQARGELVGVLTWLSVKHGAEVEAEEVISAEPAINEPGELYEALREAARQSGRVIGQPVVCPGGLDMWYYTVKGSKALAYGPRGELAHAPDEHIDLVELRFLVEAFARLPLTLAGALQRRT; translated from the coding sequence TTGGCCGCTTCTCTAGAAGCTGGTGTGTTGGAGGAGGCTTTCGGCTACTCTGTGGAGGTGTTGAAGAGGCTGGTCTCGATCCCGACTGTCGCCCCCCAGGGGGACCACTATGAGGAGGCCGCGGAACTCCTAGCCAGGGAGCTCGAGTCCATGGGCTTTGAGGTGGCTGTTGAGAGGGTCCCCGCTGAGTATCAGAGGGAGAAGTGTAGACACGCCTCCGAGAACCCCAGGTTTATAGTCTACGGCAGGAGGGGGGAGGGGGGCCCCGCCCTCCACTTCAACGGCCACTACGACGTCGTGCCAGGCGGGCCGGGGTGGACTGTAACAGAGCCTTTCAAGCCTGTGGTGAAGGATGGGAAGCTCTACGGCCGCGGCGCTATAGACATGAAGGGGGGTATAGCCGCCGCCCTCGGCGCCTTCAAGGCCCTCCAGCTCTCGGGGGCCTGGCCGCAGGGGCTTAGGCTTGAGGCTGCCTTCGTGCCCGACGAGGAGATCGGGGGCGAGTGCGGCACAGGATACCTTGTGAACGGGATGGGTGTGACGCCCGAGTACGTTATACTGCCGGAGCCCAGCGGCCTGGAGAAGCCGTGGCACGGCCACAGGGGTATACTCTGGATGAAGGTCCGGGTTAAGGGGAGGACTGCTCACGCCAGCACGCCCTGGCACGGGCGGAACGCTTTCCTGCTGGCGTCTGCCATAGCCCTAGACCTCCAGCAGGCTCTCGCCGCTATGTACGCTGGAAGGAGGAGCAAGTACAGGATAGAGCCTGAGGAGTCCGCCAGGCCTACAGTATCCCTGGGGGGCGAGGCTGGCGTCACCGGGGGAGGGAAGACTAACCAGGTGCCGGGAGAGTTCTACTTCACGGTGGACAGGCGTCTCATACCGGAGGAGACCGTGGCCCAGGCGCGGGGCGAGCTTGTCGGCGTGCTGACCTGGCTCTCTGTGAAGCATGGGGCTGAGGTCGAGGCGGAGGAGGTCATCTCTGCGGAGCCGGCTATAAACGAGCCGGGGGAGCTGTACGAGGCTCTCCGTGAGGCGGCCCGCCAGTCAGGGAGGGTTATAGGACAGCCTGTTGTATGCCCCGGGGGCCTTGACATGTGGTACTACACCGTCAAAGGCTCTAAAGCCCTTGCATACGGGCCCCGCGGAGAGCTGGCCCACGCTCCAGACGAGCATATAGACCTTGTCGAGCTGAGGTTCCTGGTTGAGGCGTTCGCCAGGCTGCCCCTCACCCTGGCAGGGGCCCTGCAACGGCGAACTTGA
- the ahcY gene encoding adenosylhomocysteinase has product MQTLWGEEGCLGLAQGFKVRDPSLAGEGRMQIEWAERHMPVLMRLRSEMRGERPLRGVRVAACLHVTKETAVLVETLREWGAEVYLAPSNPLSTQDEVAAALAEAGIGVFAWRGMTPEEYNWALTTVAGREPDIVIDDGADLHVLLHEEMRSVGERVWGGTEETTTGVIRLRALEREGRLLYPVIAVNDALTKFMFDNRYGTGQSTVDGVLRATNILIAGKTVVVAGYGWVGRGIAARFRGMGARVVVTEVDPIRALEAAMDGFSVATMDEAASVGDVFITATGNINVIDSRHMEKMKDGAILANAGHFNVEINVKALEEMSVSKRRVRRYLDEYTLPDGRRLYLIGEGRLVNLVAAEGHPSEVMDMSFSNQALAVLKIARERGRLEKRVHRVERSQDEKVASLKLETMGIRIDRLTEEQRLYLQKWK; this is encoded by the coding sequence ATGCAAACCCTGTGGGGGGAAGAGGGGTGCCTAGGCTTGGCCCAGGGCTTCAAGGTTAGAGACCCCTCCCTGGCCGGGGAGGGCAGGATGCAGATAGAGTGGGCGGAGAGGCACATGCCAGTGCTCATGAGGCTGCGTTCTGAGATGAGGGGGGAGAGGCCGCTGCGCGGTGTTAGGGTTGCGGCGTGCCTCCACGTCACCAAGGAGACGGCGGTGCTGGTTGAGACTCTGAGGGAGTGGGGGGCCGAGGTCTACCTAGCCCCCAGCAACCCCCTCTCCACCCAGGACGAGGTTGCCGCGGCCCTGGCGGAGGCTGGTATAGGTGTTTTCGCGTGGAGGGGCATGACCCCCGAGGAGTATAACTGGGCTCTAACCACGGTGGCCGGGAGGGAGCCGGACATAGTTATCGACGATGGAGCCGACCTCCACGTTCTCCTGCACGAGGAGATGAGGAGCGTGGGGGAGAGGGTGTGGGGAGGCACGGAGGAGACTACAACGGGTGTCATAAGGCTTAGGGCCCTCGAGCGGGAGGGCAGGCTCCTCTACCCCGTGATAGCTGTTAACGACGCCCTGACGAAGTTCATGTTCGACAACAGGTATGGGACCGGGCAGAGCACTGTAGACGGGGTGCTCAGAGCCACTAACATACTGATCGCCGGTAAGACGGTTGTTGTAGCGGGCTATGGATGGGTGGGCAGGGGTATAGCCGCCAGGTTCAGGGGGATGGGCGCCAGGGTTGTGGTCACCGAGGTCGACCCGATAAGGGCTCTCGAGGCTGCTATGGACGGGTTCTCCGTCGCCACGATGGACGAAGCCGCTTCCGTCGGCGACGTGTTCATAACCGCGACGGGTAACATAAACGTGATAGACTCCAGGCATATGGAGAAGATGAAGGACGGGGCTATACTTGCAAACGCAGGCCACTTCAACGTGGAGATAAACGTCAAGGCGCTCGAGGAGATGAGCGTCTCAAAGAGGAGGGTGAGGAGATACCTAGACGAGTACACCCTCCCCGACGGGAGGAGGCTATACCTGATAGGAGAGGGGAGGCTGGTCAACCTGGTCGCGGCCGAGGGCCACCCCAGCGAGGTTATGGACATGAGCTTCTCCAACCAGGCCCTCGCCGTCCTCAAGATAGCCAGGGAGAGGGGGAGGCTGGAGAAGAGGGTGCACAGGGTTGAGAGGAGCCAGGACGAGAAGGTCGCCAGCCTCAAGCTGGAGACCATGGGTATAAGGATAGACAGGCTCACGGAGGAGCAGAGGCTCTACCTGCAGAAGTGGAAATAA
- a CDS encoding Zn ribbon-containing protein: MGRRRRKRMRRQVRSVPQVYKRYFTCPRCGSLTLSITLTQAKDEEGNVKSGVKRAVAVCGNCGLRCEMEVPEGLEKVDVYNLVSDAYFEGRGCGEVGGEEASGEAPGEEEV, from the coding sequence TTGGGCAGGCGGCGTAGGAAGAGGATGAGGAGGCAGGTCCGGAGCGTCCCGCAGGTTTACAAGAGATACTTCACCTGCCCCCGGTGCGGCAGCCTCACGCTCTCGATAACCCTAACCCAGGCTAAGGATGAGGAGGGGAATGTGAAGAGCGGGGTCAAGAGGGCTGTGGCGGTGTGCGGCAACTGCGGCCTCCGCTGCGAGATGGAGGTGCCCGAGGGTCTGGAGAAGGTTGACGTGTATAACCTGGTGAGCGACGCCTATTTCGAGGGCAGAGGGTGTGGAGAGGTTGGCGGGGAGGAGGCTTCTGGAGAAGCTCCTGGAGAAGAGGAGGTCTAG
- a CDS encoding geranylgeranylglyceryl/heptaprenylglyceryl phosphate synthase produces MAGRRLLEKLLEKRRSSGRLHFTLIDPDKTGPAEAGEIAARAAEAGSDAVLVGGSIGVTFEETDEVVKAAKTSGLPVILFPGGHTNASRHADAVLFLTVLNSDNPYYIVQAQILGAPLALKLGLEAIPTSYIIVGYGGAAGFVARARPIPYEKPELAALHALAGAMMGGRIVYLEAGSGAPKPVPPEAVAASRKLIDAAGYRGEVLLTVGGGVRTPEAARAAAEAGADVLVTGTLAEENPERLAEIVKAFKSGSPT; encoded by the coding sequence TTGGCGGGGAGGAGGCTTCTGGAGAAGCTCCTGGAGAAGAGGAGGTCTAGCGGGAGGCTCCACTTCACCCTGATAGACCCCGACAAGACAGGCCCCGCCGAGGCCGGGGAGATAGCGGCTAGAGCTGCCGAGGCGGGGAGCGACGCCGTGCTGGTAGGCGGGAGTATTGGCGTTACTTTCGAGGAGACCGACGAGGTTGTGAAGGCGGCGAAGACCTCCGGCCTCCCCGTCATACTATTCCCGGGGGGCCATACGAACGCGAGCCGCCATGCCGACGCCGTTCTCTTCCTAACAGTGTTGAACAGCGACAACCCATACTACATAGTCCAGGCCCAGATACTCGGCGCCCCCCTGGCCCTAAAGCTCGGGCTAGAGGCTATACCGACCAGCTACATAATAGTCGGCTACGGAGGCGCCGCGGGCTTCGTAGCAAGGGCCAGACCCATACCCTACGAGAAGCCCGAGCTGGCAGCCCTCCACGCACTGGCAGGGGCAATGATGGGGGGGAGGATAGTATACCTCGAAGCCGGGAGCGGGGCCCCCAAACCCGTCCCCCCAGAGGCAGTAGCAGCTTCGAGGAAGCTCATAGACGCCGCCGGGTACAGGGGCGAGGTCCTCCTCACAGTGGGCGGGGGCGTGAGGACGCCGGAAGCCGCGAGGGCCGCGGCGGAAGCCGGGGCAGACGTCCTAGTCACAGGCACGCTAGCCGAGGAGAACCCGGAGAGGCTGGCCGAGATTGTGAAGGCCTTCAAGTCGGGGTCACCCACATAG